The sequence CGAATATACTTGGATGCCAAGTAAAATCTTTTATCCTTATTGATCTCCTATCCTGAAGATTCCTCATATCTTCTTAAAGTTTTCATTACCTGCTTTATGGAGTATTTATCTCCAGAAGTGAAGATAACTAAGACGTCTGCATAGGCCAGATGATTCATTCTTGGACCTCTGTTATTCATAGAATATCCAATATACTTACCCTTATTATGGAGTTGATTAAGGGCTTTGGACAGGGCCTCAGCTGCAATAACAAATAGGCTAGGGGAAAGGGGGTCTCCCTGTTTAAGACCTCTAGAAGAGGGGGGAAAAACCAAATCTAGTGCCATTAATAAGAACAGAGTACCAAACATTAGAGAGCAATCTATGAATCATTTCAATGAAAGGTTCAGCAAATCCCATACACCTCATAACAGAAGTAGGAAAAAACCAAGAAACTTTGTCATAAGCTATAGCCATATCTAGTTTCATGATCACATTTCCACCTCTATTTTTGCGTTTAATATCCTGGACAATTTCTTGAGTTAAGAGAACAATTTCAGTGATTAGTCTTACTTTGATAAAACCAGTTTGATTTTCAGAAATAATACTAGGAAGCAAATCTGTTAATCTATGGCAgataatttttgaaataattttattggaaaaattactTAGACTAATAGGTCTAAGTTGAGAAAATGTAGAAGGAGATTCAACTTTTGGAATAAGAACTAGACAAGTATGAGTAAAATATTTAGTTAAGAGTGTTACCACCAAAGAAGTCTTTAACCATAGCACACACACATCCTCAGCAATAATATACCAGCAAACTTGGAAAAATTTGCCATTGAATCCATCCGGACCAGCTACACTATCAGGATGTAGCTCAAAGACTGCAGTTTTCACATCCTCATCGGAAGGAAGCTGGATAAGAGCTTGATTGTCTTCCCAAGTGATAACATTGTCAATCCTTTTGAGGAAGTCCATGTCATTGTTCTGGTCAGGTTGTGAAAACAGCTTGCTAAAGTGAGAGATAGCAACTTCTGCAATTTTCTCGTTCCCTTGAATCCATTGACCATGATCATCTTTAATTCTATGGAGATAAGATCTTTTCCTCTTCTGTCTAATGATGCTATGAAAGTATTTGGAGTTGCTATCCCCTTATTCCTCCCATTTGATGTTGGCTTTCTGTTTCAGAAAAGAGTCTTGAATATTCATCCACTTAATTTGTTGAGCATATGCTAAATTAAGATTGATCCTATTATTGTCGCAGTCACCTTGTTCATATTTAATCTCTAGATCCTCAACCTTCTTCTCAAGTTCTTCTGCCTTGTCGAAAATATTGTCAATACTTTCTTTAGACCATTTACTAAGACAATGCGTGAGATTCTTGAGTTTCTGATGTAGAATATACATAGCATTACCTTGTATTTGAGTTTCCCAGCATTCGTTAACAACTTGTTCAAAATCAGGTTGATCCACCTAGAAATTTAAAAATCTAAAGTATTTGATAGGAGAAGAAACAGACTTGGAGCACTTATAGAGCAGCACATTATGATCAGATCCTGTTCTGGGCAAGTGTCTGACCGTAGCCACTGGAAAGAGAGCTGACCATTGATCGTTATAGAAGACGCTATCTAGTCTCTAAAGAATCCTATTATCTCTCCTCCTTCCATTAGACCAAGTGTAATTGATACCTGTATATCCAGCATCTGCCATACCACAATCTTCCATACATCTGATAAAGTCCATGCTTTTACTAAGTCTGTGAATTCTGCCACCTTTCTTCTCATTAGGGTCCATAATTACATTGAAGTCACCTCCAATAGACCATGGTCCATTGATATGATTACTCATATCGTTGACAGATTTCCAAAGGCTCTTTCCTCTTCTTGTACTGGTTTTTGCATAAACAACAGTAATCCAGAAAGGAGTCTGCATTATACTATGATTGACTTCCATAGTAATCTGTTGTTTTTTGTTGCTAATGACTTTGCAGGTATAATCATTATTCCAGAAAATCCAGATCTTCCCATTACTATTTGCAATCGCATTTGGAAAGCTAAATTTTCTTCTGTAGTGGTTCAACTTTGTTTTGTCTACAAAAGGTTCCTGAAGAGCAATAAAGGTAACCTTGTGCCTTTTGATAATCTTTTTAAATCTTTGGAAAGATCCCTTAGAATTAACACCCTTGATATTCCAAATGATTGTATTAATCATGGAAAACTGGATTAGAGATTATTTTTGGttcctctacctctgcctctagtATTAGGTGCAGTAGTAGATTTCTTGGTGCTTTTGTTTGAAATTTTAGCTCCTCTTGGAGGCAAATCTTCCTTTTCTATCACTTCCTGAACCTGTTGGATGACAACATCATGTAAATTCAGATCTAGAGGTGAAGAGAAAGCATTGAATGATTGCTCATTTGTAGCATCATCTTCTTTTAAGCTGTTAGATTGTTGTGTTTCTTGATCTCCTCCTTTGTTGATTTGATGTACATGAGTATTAGTGATGATGTCTTTCTTGATCCCTTCAGAGTTAATCTCTAGAACTTGAGACTGTTTCTGATTAGTGTCACTCTTAGAGCCTTGGTTCTGTTCTTCTTGTTcttcctccaaaatctgaaaggAATTATGGATATTGATTGACGATCCTTTAGGATCACAAACAACTTGTTGATCATTTGATTCCTGGCATGTAATCATCAACCTCTTGGATTGAGGTCCCTGGACATTGGTGCCAAGGTTGATGGTTCCCTTAAAGAGGTTGTCTTTCTCAATATTGATCCCATTTCAGGATTAAACTTAACAGTTGATGCCTTTGTAGCATCAATTCCTGAAGCTTGCCCAATCCCTTCATCCGATTGTTACTGGACCTCATTCCTTATTGGCTTGTCAAAGTTGTCATTTGATTTTCTATCTTCAGTTGTGGAGAATAGAGCCATGTCCTCAACTTGATGTTGTAGATGCTCATTTACCTGTTTTTTCCTcttcttgattttttttgaaatggCAGTTCTTTGCCTTCTCTGTTTCCTTTTCACTCTTTCTTTCGATTTTTTCTTGTTTAGCTCATCTTGTGTATTGTTGTCAGGCTGGTTAACCTTCCTTTTGGAAATCATATTGCTAGTTTGCTCCATTTCCTCCTCAGATTGTTTGCTCGCCTGAGTCTGCTCAACTTCAATcttatcttctatttcttctactgatttcttcttaattgcAGCTCTACATTGGACTAGAGAATGTCCAATGAGTTTACAATGCTTGCAATATTTTGGAATGTGTTCATATTCAATCTTCTCAGTAAA is a genomic window of Nicotiana tabacum cultivar K326 chromosome 16, ASM71507v2, whole genome shotgun sequence containing:
- the LOC142170440 gene encoding uncharacterized protein LOC142170440, whose product is MITCQESNDQQVVCDPKGSSINIHNSFQILEEEQEEQNQGSKSDTNQKQSQVLEINSEGIKKDIITNTHVHQINKGGDQETQQSNSLKEDDATNEQSFNAFSSPLDLNLHDVVIQQVQEVIEKEDLPPRGAKISNKSTKKSTTAPNTRGRDKTKLNHYRRKFSFPNAIANSNGKIWIFWNNDYTCKVISNKKQQITMEVNHSIMQTPFWITVVYAKTSTRRGKSLWKSVNDMSNHINGPWSIGGDFNVIMDPNEKKGGRIHRLSKSMDFIRCMEDCGMADAGYTVATVDQPDFEQVVNECWETQIQGNAMYILHQKLKNLTHCLSKWSKESIDNIFDKAEELEKKVEDLEIKYEQGNEKIAEVAISHFSKLFSQPDQNNDMDFLKRIDNVITWEDNQALIQLPSDEDVKTAVFELHPDSVAGPDGFNGKFFQVCWYIIAEDVCVLWLKTSLVVTLLTKYFTHTCLVLIPKVESPSTFSQLRPISLSNFSNKIISKIICHRLTDLLPSIISENQTGFIKVRLITEIVLLTQEIVQDIKRKNRGGNVIMKLDMAIAYDKVSWFFPTSVMRCMGFAEPFIEMIHRLLSNVWYSVLINGTRFDIVGNVMNKIGGWQGHVLSPGGRAILIKHVLQSQTLHILAVVTPPKTILKQLESYFSNFFWGKSENKNKYYWSSWKNLCYPTDEGGVGPLGAYVNGNRKPGNVRIRDCIKDETWDVNTISRLVPNNMLNHIIHIPIGNRQINDTPVWTETSNRSFTCSSAFNCIRKRRDMDNIWKDVWKKNVQFKMSFFLWRAIKGKLPVDETLKRFGHNIISRCSCCLHPKKETISHILFNSDSAFLTWNFFADPLGIKVGCQSIAYYFKRMEEPQNKNDVQRDLCRVVPIFICWDLWKHRCSIRYGNINPTIAKLRQSILFRVKVYMKKRGAIVDMKWQWHQICTYMEDYRPRITSTPVI